From Granulicella sp. WH15, the proteins below share one genomic window:
- a CDS encoding DUF3299 domain-containing protein, whose amino-acid sequence MKRLASALIVVFSAAFLFAATAPTVSWSTLKTLNSSQADSPARALNNKLVSVPGFMVPLEDDADQVTEFLLVPFAGACIHVPPPPPNQMIYVKLRHNQKAKMSFTEPIMVVGQLHVATVQSPYGDVSFNMDGDSVQPYAQ is encoded by the coding sequence GTGAAGCGCCTCGCATCGGCACTTATCGTCGTATTTTCGGCCGCCTTCCTTTTTGCTGCGACCGCTCCGACCGTCAGCTGGTCGACTCTAAAGACTCTGAATTCTTCACAGGCAGACTCTCCCGCACGCGCGCTCAATAACAAACTTGTCTCTGTTCCAGGATTTATGGTCCCGCTCGAAGATGATGCGGATCAAGTCACGGAGTTTCTCCTGGTGCCTTTTGCCGGAGCTTGCATCCACGTACCGCCGCCGCCACCGAACCAGATGATCTATGTCAAGCTGAGGCATAACCAAAAGGCGAAGATGTCATTCACCGAACCGATTATGGTGGTTGGCCAACTGCATGTTGCCACTGTGCAGAGCCCATACGGCGATGTCTCCTTCAACATGGACGGAGATAGCGTCCAGCCTTATGCCCAGTGA
- a CDS encoding response regulator transcription factor: MKQIRVLLIEDHFLARMALQSVFAGHAQILIVGEAPDGETGIELYRSLLPDVVVLDLRLPRVSGFDVITMMRKERHPARIVVLSNYQGSEDVYRAVRAGARAYLTKDASGEELINAIQTVYRDLRYLPRLALDRLAERTPSVELTPRESEVLLCITQGRSNREIAEQLHIAEKTVRIHVSSVLDKMGARDRTQATIYALQRGLVHLD; the protein is encoded by the coding sequence ATGAAGCAGATTCGCGTCCTTCTGATTGAGGATCATTTTCTTGCACGTATGGCGCTCCAGTCTGTTTTTGCCGGCCATGCGCAGATTCTCATCGTCGGAGAAGCTCCTGACGGCGAGACTGGGATCGAGCTTTACCGATCCTTGCTTCCTGATGTAGTAGTTCTCGATCTTCGTCTTCCACGCGTCAGCGGATTTGACGTCATCACAATGATGCGCAAAGAGCGGCATCCTGCGCGGATTGTAGTTCTTTCCAACTATCAGGGGTCGGAAGATGTCTATCGCGCAGTTCGCGCAGGGGCGCGGGCGTATCTCACTAAGGATGCAAGTGGGGAAGAACTGATTAACGCGATCCAGACGGTCTACCGTGATCTCCGCTATCTGCCCCGGTTGGCTTTGGACCGGCTCGCCGAACGGACCCCGTCGGTTGAGCTGACGCCTCGCGAGAGCGAGGTGCTGCTCTGCATTACGCAGGGCCGCTCGAACCGCGAGATTGCGGAGCAGCTCCATATTGCGGAGAAGACCGTCCGGATTCACGTCTCGTCGGTGCTCGACAAAATGGGCGCTCGTGACCGAACCCAAGCGACCATCTACGCGCTCCAGCGTGGTCTGGTGCATCTCGATTAG
- a CDS encoding RraA family protein encodes MLSANRSLGLSKKESSKKSKSRKSIILGAAVFTLATAAFSFVLRADAPLTAADYTRDPARMLEAYRHVEAASVSDAEEQLLHEKHYMSHKMQPIFPTKFAGTALTVLLKKEENKDPNALSGMLAAIDSGGPGSVYVMKVEDGEDIAGMGGLMGTAMFARGFSGAVVDGGVRDLPQLKKIGFPVYSTGPVPSTSVSHYRFGGMNIPVDVGGVRVNPNDIIVADQDGIVVVPKAQAADILILAQKLDNSEHSMYPFIEKFHSIVEAVKQFGRI; translated from the coding sequence ATGCTGTCTGCAAACAGGTCTTTAGGCTTAAGCAAAAAAGAGTCAAGCAAAAAAAGTAAGAGCAGAAAGAGCATCATACTCGGTGCTGCGGTTTTCACGCTTGCAACTGCGGCTTTTAGCTTTGTGCTTCGTGCCGATGCTCCGCTGACTGCTGCGGATTACACGCGCGATCCGGCACGCATGCTTGAGGCGTACCGCCATGTTGAAGCAGCCTCAGTCTCTGATGCCGAAGAGCAGCTTCTACATGAAAAGCACTACATGTCTCACAAGATGCAGCCGATCTTCCCCACGAAGTTTGCTGGTACGGCTCTGACAGTGCTCTTGAAGAAGGAAGAGAACAAGGATCCAAACGCGCTCTCCGGAATGCTTGCGGCAATCGATAGTGGTGGTCCGGGTTCGGTCTACGTCATGAAGGTGGAAGACGGAGAAGACATCGCTGGAATGGGCGGCTTGATGGGGACGGCGATGTTTGCGCGTGGTTTCTCCGGTGCAGTAGTGGACGGCGGTGTTCGTGATCTTCCGCAACTGAAGAAGATCGGCTTTCCCGTGTATTCGACCGGACCGGTGCCCTCTACCTCTGTTTCACACTACCGCTTTGGGGGAATGAATATCCCCGTTGATGTAGGTGGAGTTCGCGTCAATCCAAACGATATCATCGTTGCCGATCAGGACGGAATCGTTGTTGTGCCCAAAGCTCAGGCGGCAGACATCCTTATCCTGGCCCAGAAGTTGGATAACAGCGAACACAGCATGTATCCGTTTATCGAAAAGTTCCATTCGATCGTCGAGGCAGTAAAACAGTTCGGTCGTATATAA
- a CDS encoding selenocysteine synthase yields MPASPESQAGFFSRRRFFRLTSSLAATISAGPAFASTVARTPAMQADGEDYYDKLGVEKIINAAGTYTFLTAACMPPVVLAAVQKAALHPVRLHDLQMKAGEYLAQRLRCEGAVVTSGASGAISLATAACMQLANNIGPLAMPQAVDGLKNQVIVQHAHRYDYDHAMFLCGARVTEVVTLDDYRKACAAGNAVMTNFFNAAEDDGLSGSAQIGREDWLRIAHEHNIPCHIDAAADMPPIENLWKYTGMGFDLVSFSGGKGIRGPQNAGLLLGKKHLTDLAHQGNNPVDGIARGMKVAKEQIVGMVAAIDWVLSHTEESMQGDYQQRADVIALAVKDIPSVRTEIVVPKIANHVPHLLIRFDPAVTGITTPEIVSALRASKPSIELNPDTGRKPRQGIPSDANTLVVGVWMLQPGEDVIVGRRIRAALTHHA; encoded by the coding sequence ATGCCAGCATCGCCTGAATCTCAAGCGGGTTTCTTCTCCCGCCGCCGCTTTTTTCGTTTGACGAGTTCGCTTGCCGCCACTATCAGTGCCGGTCCGGCGTTTGCATCTACCGTTGCTCGTACCCCTGCGATGCAGGCAGACGGGGAGGACTACTACGACAAGCTAGGGGTTGAGAAGATTATCAACGCAGCCGGAACCTATACGTTTCTGACTGCGGCCTGTATGCCCCCCGTCGTTCTTGCTGCCGTACAGAAGGCCGCACTGCATCCAGTCCGTCTGCACGACCTACAGATGAAGGCTGGAGAATATCTTGCACAGCGGCTGAGATGCGAAGGTGCAGTCGTCACGTCGGGTGCGTCTGGGGCTATCAGCCTGGCGACTGCGGCGTGTATGCAGCTTGCGAATAATATTGGTCCCCTCGCCATGCCGCAAGCTGTCGATGGATTGAAGAATCAGGTGATTGTGCAACACGCGCACCGCTACGACTACGATCATGCCATGTTCCTGTGTGGAGCTCGAGTGACGGAGGTTGTGACACTCGACGACTACCGCAAGGCCTGTGCCGCAGGGAACGCGGTAATGACTAATTTCTTCAATGCCGCGGAGGACGACGGTCTTTCTGGAAGTGCTCAGATCGGACGGGAAGATTGGCTTCGGATCGCTCACGAACACAACATCCCTTGCCACATCGATGCGGCAGCAGACATGCCTCCCATTGAGAATCTATGGAAATACACCGGCATGGGCTTTGATCTTGTCTCGTTTTCCGGAGGCAAAGGCATCCGCGGCCCGCAGAACGCCGGGCTTCTGCTGGGCAAGAAGCACCTTACGGATCTGGCACATCAGGGCAACAATCCCGTTGACGGTATCGCTCGTGGAATGAAGGTGGCGAAGGAGCAGATCGTTGGCATGGTTGCGGCCATCGACTGGGTTCTCTCCCATACGGAAGAGTCGATGCAGGGCGACTACCAGCAGCGAGCCGATGTGATCGCGCTTGCGGTCAAGGATATTCCCTCCGTTCGCACTGAGATTGTTGTGCCGAAAATAGCTAACCATGTGCCGCACCTGTTGATTCGCTTCGATCCCGCTGTGACCGGCATTACGACACCGGAGATTGTGTCAGCTTTACGTGCGAGTAAGCCTTCCATTGAGCTGAACCCCGATACTGGTCGTAAGCCGCGCCAAGGTATTCCGTCCGACGCCAATACGCTCGTCGTCGGGGTCTGGATGCTGCAACCTGGGGAAGATGTTATCGTCGGTCGCCGTATTCGCGCGGCTCTTACTCATCATGCCTAA
- a CDS encoding ABC transporter ATP-binding protein: protein MPSDSFMTDAVHLQQVRFSYTRQQPILRIDELCISSGHRCFLHGPSGSGKTTLLSLISGVLKPQQGSIRILGQELTQLSAAARDTLRGSQIGYIFQGFNLIPYLSVEENIALPCKLHPERRARITAETLSAEVTRLASRLDIHTHLSAPVAHLSVGQQQRVAIARAIIGSPALVIADEPTSALDTDRREDFLSLLTEVTGEAKARGNPEMTLLFVSHDRSLATRFDSILSLPEINQETRSLENTL from the coding sequence ATGCCCAGTGATTCCTTCATGACAGACGCAGTGCACCTGCAGCAGGTTCGTTTCTCTTATACCCGGCAGCAGCCGATTCTTCGGATCGACGAGTTATGTATTTCCTCTGGCCATCGATGCTTCCTTCACGGGCCGTCAGGTAGTGGCAAAACGACTCTTCTCTCGCTCATCTCGGGGGTCCTCAAACCGCAGCAGGGAAGCATTCGCATTCTTGGGCAGGAACTCACGCAACTTTCGGCCGCAGCTCGCGATACACTACGCGGCTCCCAGATCGGCTATATCTTTCAGGGCTTCAATCTCATTCCTTACCTTTCAGTCGAGGAAAATATTGCATTACCCTGCAAGCTGCATCCCGAGCGCCGTGCTCGTATTACTGCTGAGACGTTGTCGGCTGAAGTAACGCGCCTGGCCTCGCGTCTGGATATACACACACACTTAAGTGCGCCAGTCGCTCATCTCTCCGTTGGTCAACAACAGCGCGTTGCAATCGCACGTGCCATCATTGGTTCTCCGGCACTTGTGATTGCAGATGAACCTACCTCCGCGCTTGATACGGATCGCCGCGAAGACTTTTTGTCGCTCCTTACTGAAGTGACCGGTGAAGCGAAGGCGCGTGGTAATCCCGAGATGACGCTTCTATTTGTGTCGCACGATCGATCTCTCGCTACGCGCTTTGACTCGATCCTGTCGCTTCCCGAAATTAATCAGGAGACGAGATCGTTGGAGAATACCCTGTGA
- a CDS encoding amidohydrolase/deacetylase family metallohydrolase, with product MFLLQMRMRLYAGTGCRSGYQDSVTHFEHIRRERELMSFKHIGRVILSCSVFCSTVLPAQEGRRLPQLPANPLAYDLLITNGHVLDDKNKIDSIRDVGIKDGKIVAVAEHLNAKDALKTIDAKGLYVTPGLIDLHTHVYTGTGERGSYAGDLSVYPDGFTLRNGVTTIVDAGSSGWRNFDDFKDKIIDRSKTRVLSELNIVGSGMRGSNYENNLDDMDGKLTGEKAKQFPGVIVGVKSAHFTGPEWKPYDQAVIAGNIANIPVMIDYGSRRIERPLLELVSTHLRPGDIYTHCFSGLRGEQNPQTGLASEALLVMKRRGIYCDVGHGGGSFSWTVATPIMKGGYLPDSISTDLHVDSMNNGMKDMLNVADKLMLLGETIPQVMAQMTSHPAHEIKQDQLGNLSVGSVADVAVFSVETGTFGFVDMYNTKMMGTKKLVCELTLRDGKVVYDLNGISADMWDATTHSADESQARRWTTFNERPFGAARSPRFPQYAPGSQNTATPK from the coding sequence ATGTTTCTTCTCCAAATGCGCATGAGGCTATACGCAGGCACAGGATGCCGTTCCGGTTATCAAGATAGCGTCACGCATTTCGAGCACATTCGTCGAGAAAGGGAACTCATGAGCTTCAAGCATATTGGTCGCGTCATCCTCAGCTGCTCTGTCTTTTGTTCCACTGTTTTACCGGCACAGGAAGGGCGTCGTTTGCCTCAACTGCCGGCCAATCCGCTTGCCTATGATCTATTGATTACGAACGGCCATGTGCTGGACGACAAGAATAAGATCGACTCAATCCGCGATGTGGGAATCAAAGATGGGAAGATCGTTGCGGTTGCTGAGCACCTCAATGCGAAAGATGCTCTGAAGACCATTGATGCCAAAGGCCTGTATGTGACGCCGGGGCTTATCGATCTGCATACCCATGTTTATACGGGCACAGGAGAGCGTGGCTCCTATGCTGGCGACCTCTCTGTGTATCCGGATGGGTTCACCCTCCGTAACGGAGTGACCACGATCGTCGATGCCGGAAGCTCCGGCTGGCGCAACTTCGATGACTTCAAGGACAAGATTATCGATCGTTCGAAGACCCGTGTTCTCTCCGAACTCAACATCGTCGGCTCCGGAATGCGTGGCTCCAACTACGAGAATAACCTCGACGATATGGATGGCAAGCTGACCGGAGAAAAGGCCAAGCAGTTTCCCGGAGTTATCGTCGGAGTCAAAAGCGCGCACTTCACAGGACCGGAGTGGAAGCCATACGATCAGGCGGTTATCGCGGGCAATATAGCGAATATCCCCGTTATGATCGACTACGGTTCGCGCCGTATCGAGCGCCCTCTTCTCGAACTCGTCTCTACGCACCTTCGTCCCGGTGACATCTACACGCACTGCTTTTCAGGTCTGCGCGGTGAGCAGAACCCGCAGACAGGGCTTGCCTCAGAGGCTCTTCTTGTGATGAAGAGGCGTGGCATCTATTGCGATGTCGGTCATGGTGGCGGCTCGTTCTCATGGACGGTAGCTACTCCCATTATGAAGGGCGGTTATCTGCCGGACTCCATCTCCACGGATTTGCATGTCGACTCGATGAACAATGGCATGAAGGATATGCTGAACGTCGCCGACAAGCTGATGTTGCTTGGTGAGACAATCCCGCAGGTCATGGCACAGATGACTTCGCATCCGGCGCATGAGATCAAGCAGGATCAGCTCGGTAATCTCTCCGTTGGTTCGGTCGCCGACGTGGCTGTGTTCTCAGTGGAGACGGGCACGTTCGGCTTCGTTGACATGTACAACACGAAGATGATGGGAACGAAAAAGCTGGTCTGCGAGCTTACGCTGCGTGATGGCAAGGTGGTCTACGACTTGAATGGTATCTCCGCAGATATGTGGGATGCCACGACGCACTCTGCAGACGAAAGCCAGGCGCGTCGCTGGACAACCTTCAATGAGCGTCCTTTCGGAGCCGCTCGCTCTCCTCGTTTCCCGCAGTACGCTCCTGGCAGCCAGAATACGGCTACACCGAAGTAG
- a CDS encoding RidA family protein — MEKQTRRGLLKNVAAAAAAVTGAAVMAPEAQAQSGGVVWEKKAIHRAPSVNPGAPAAPAANAAPAAPKGPPLFNGIVTFGNLVFIAGIGAHFKGTIEEHTKHVLDELEQNLILAGSSMDKVLKVNVYLSDLANYARMNSVYAGRWGSVPPVRTTIAAAGGIPGDSLVEIDCIASI, encoded by the coding sequence ATGGAGAAGCAAACGAGAAGAGGTCTGTTGAAGAACGTTGCTGCGGCCGCTGCCGCCGTTACTGGAGCTGCGGTGATGGCGCCTGAGGCTCAGGCGCAGTCTGGCGGCGTTGTATGGGAGAAGAAGGCGATTCACCGCGCTCCCTCCGTCAATCCCGGAGCGCCGGCCGCTCCTGCTGCGAACGCTGCCCCAGCCGCGCCCAAGGGACCGCCGCTTTTCAACGGCATCGTCACCTTCGGCAACCTGGTGTTTATCGCAGGTATCGGCGCACACTTCAAGGGAACTATCGAAGAGCACACCAAGCATGTTCTGGATGAGCTCGAGCAAAATCTTATTCTGGCCGGATCGTCGATGGACAAGGTGTTGAAGGTAAACGTTTACCTGAGCGATCTCGCGAACTACGCCCGGATGAACAGTGTTTATGCAGGCCGCTGGGGTAGCGTTCCTCCGGTTCGTACTACGATTGCCGCTGCTGGCGGCATCCCGGGAGATTCTCTGGTAGAAATCGACTGCATCGCTTCGATCTAG
- a CDS encoding histidine kinase, producing the protein MLENLKRMRLWLLLFWCVILPRLEGQVVPMPYTPVPPVVQDLPSPPASSSVPLNEPKTVIRGWSSGSELDSALRHEDEISLDPSHSEIVFFFATASHADSPVEFRYRLYGSDSDWTVTDGRVAHYRRLAPGRYRFEVQARTKGEPWGGAVAVLDVQQRPFFYQTWYFYTLLCLCLVALAGQLLSQRDQLLKGQIAMVLEERNRIASDCHDTLMAGFAAISWQLEATAKLFRDAGAAENPAAQSCELARSMVAHCQAEARRIIWDLRDSQEVTNILSQALLRAMSTHRLHERVGTNLDVQGDEIPLPPGAVHHLVCIGQEAVTNAIRHAESSNIHVSLRYDNESLKLLVRDDGRGFDLTDQATRNGHFGILVMDERARKLGGVLHITTSAGSGTEVAVTVSFKAIHQPPHQQHFVVPWIGV; encoded by the coding sequence GTGCTTGAAAATTTAAAGCGGATGCGGCTGTGGCTGCTGCTCTTCTGGTGTGTCATTCTGCCACGGCTTGAGGGGCAGGTTGTACCGATGCCGTACACCCCTGTGCCTCCGGTTGTGCAGGATCTTCCATCGCCACCTGCCTCCTCCAGCGTGCCGCTGAACGAGCCTAAGACTGTCATCCGTGGCTGGTCGTCCGGTAGCGAGCTTGACTCGGCGTTGCGGCATGAGGACGAAATCTCACTCGATCCAAGCCACTCTGAGATCGTTTTCTTCTTTGCCACCGCATCTCACGCTGACTCCCCGGTCGAATTTCGCTATCGGCTCTACGGCTCCGATTCGGATTGGACAGTCACAGACGGTCGCGTTGCGCACTACCGGCGTCTCGCTCCTGGCCGCTACCGCTTTGAAGTACAGGCAAGGACGAAGGGCGAGCCCTGGGGCGGCGCAGTGGCGGTACTCGATGTCCAGCAACGGCCATTTTTCTACCAGACTTGGTATTTCTATACTCTTCTCTGCCTCTGCCTCGTAGCCCTGGCAGGACAGTTGCTGAGCCAGCGGGATCAGCTCCTCAAAGGGCAGATTGCTATGGTACTTGAGGAGCGTAACCGCATCGCGAGCGACTGCCATGACACGTTGATGGCTGGCTTCGCTGCTATCTCCTGGCAGCTTGAGGCCACGGCCAAGCTCTTCCGTGATGCGGGTGCCGCGGAAAACCCCGCGGCTCAGTCCTGTGAACTGGCCCGCAGCATGGTCGCGCACTGCCAGGCAGAGGCACGCCGCATCATCTGGGATCTGCGTGATTCGCAGGAGGTTACGAATATTCTTTCCCAGGCGCTGTTACGGGCCATGAGCACTCATCGCCTTCACGAGAGGGTCGGGACGAATCTAGACGTGCAGGGCGATGAGATTCCTCTTCCTCCGGGAGCCGTTCACCACCTGGTTTGTATTGGCCAGGAGGCGGTAACTAACGCCATTCGCCATGCAGAATCCTCTAATATTCACGTCAGCCTGCGTTATGATAACGAATCATTAAAATTACTTGTTCGAGATGATGGTCGTGGCTTCGATTTGACCGATCAAGCCACACGCAACGGCCACTTTGGCATCCTGGTTATGGATGAGCGAGCGCGCAAACTTGGAGGCGTATTGCACATTACTACCTCGGCAGGCTCCGGTACGGAGGTTGCCGTCACCGTTAGCTTCAAGGCGATTCATCAGCCCCCACATCAACAGCACTTTGTCGTGCCGTGGATCGGCGTGTAA
- a CDS encoding carboxypeptidase regulatory-like domain-containing protein produces MKKFSLCSALLMSTAIVGHAQVANNTSLVGTITDPTGSVVAGAKVIGTNRDTKVAYTGTTNAEGYYSIPFINPGTYDVTVDMTGFKKVTASNVVVTVNLAVRTDVTLSIGSDTSEVSVSAQTSTLSTDDAMLGETVDQEKVHDLPINGRQALSLAQTASNITVSGTALTGNPPGNNASGAGTRGVNNSITLDGVSIMNNLGSTATLVPNPDALSAVQVQNGNYTAQYGDYLGVHINQVSASGTNKIHGTVYDYIQNDALNAKSWLSTSATKKPTSRYNQFGGVVSGPIFIPHFFDGRNKAFFLASYEGLRDTFSTFTIGTVLTDRMRTGDFGELGNQLVDPYTKKPYLNNIITEAINPVSSKVLPYLTRANLPGATNNFQGNLNNVVNSNSTLDRIDYNIGENVRLFARFDWQSVFNEADSINYAGNNYGPTVSKNGAAGYTHIITPNLVNDLRVGSNIVVTRNINYFDQNNIQGAGSALGIPGFTSDVTAANPGLPTINITNYQGTGGEDGTNWFQDDRTLTGYDQLSYTRGKHSFMAGVSLRKLTIGRAAVNGARGTFTFASTYTGDPAADFYLGTFSSGNTPYTQVKGEVAQWRDGFFAQDTWLVSQKLTVQYGLRYELPQVAYSKNGVGRILTPDMTALFPAQGGTLASNAATYPNFGFTAPNHDNIAPRLGFSYRVTNTAVIRGGGGIYYNANHLNAFTLSTSNFPYSNSVSISNPGAGFVPTNTFSNPGAGAVGPVLGTPNTYVNAFTVDYHLQTPRMYQWNVDLGQEVWKNGGLEFQYLGSHSIHLDESYYPNQPQPGAGNVNARRPNQLIGQIRDIRNDGIATYNGLTVVLRQRTVYGLSANLSYTWSHSLDTSPDSNGGGTAMYQGHLKLDYGNSNGDIKNRFVGTVTYALPKISGHNLAVREALGGWQVNAIVDLRTGTPINVSLGSDVANAGNIGTQRPNYVHAERTTCSRQTVLSGGTHASCLDASAYAIPANFTYGNARRNATYGPGAANTNLSLFKDFAIHDGVQFQIRAEAFNAFNHPNPALVPTGSTTSSSTTLPSDLSAATLAKSSFGDITAAQTGFTTSGARILQIAGKINF; encoded by the coding sequence GTGAAGAAGTTTTCGTTATGTTCTGCCCTGCTGATGTCCACCGCTATCGTGGGACATGCTCAGGTCGCTAATAATACGTCTCTGGTTGGTACGATTACCGATCCGACTGGCAGCGTCGTCGCCGGCGCCAAGGTGATCGGCACGAATCGTGATACCAAGGTCGCTTATACCGGAACAACCAATGCTGAAGGGTATTACTCGATCCCCTTCATTAACCCCGGTACATACGATGTGACGGTTGATATGACCGGCTTTAAAAAAGTGACGGCGTCCAACGTCGTTGTCACGGTCAACCTGGCAGTGCGTACTGACGTGACGCTGTCTATCGGTTCGGATACCTCCGAGGTCAGCGTTTCCGCGCAGACCTCCACTCTTTCTACCGACGATGCGATGCTCGGTGAGACGGTGGATCAGGAGAAGGTGCACGATCTGCCCATAAACGGTCGTCAGGCGCTCAGCCTCGCGCAGACCGCCTCGAACATTACCGTGAGCGGTACTGCTCTCACGGGCAATCCTCCTGGAAACAATGCCAGTGGCGCTGGTACGCGCGGTGTCAATAACAGCATCACGCTGGACGGCGTCAGCATCATGAACAATCTCGGCTCGACGGCTACGCTTGTGCCGAACCCGGATGCGCTCAGCGCGGTTCAGGTGCAGAACGGTAACTATACCGCTCAGTATGGCGACTATCTCGGCGTACACATCAATCAGGTCTCGGCCAGCGGTACCAACAAGATCCACGGTACGGTGTACGACTACATCCAGAACGATGCGTTGAACGCGAAGAGCTGGCTCTCCACGTCGGCTACGAAAAAGCCGACCTCCCGCTATAACCAGTTTGGCGGTGTCGTCAGCGGACCGATCTTCATTCCTCACTTCTTCGATGGCCGTAACAAGGCATTCTTCCTTGCATCGTACGAGGGGCTTCGCGACACCTTCTCCACCTTTACCATCGGCACTGTGCTGACGGATCGGATGCGCACCGGAGACTTCGGGGAGCTCGGCAATCAGCTTGTCGATCCTTATACCAAGAAGCCTTATCTGAACAACATCATTACCGAGGCGATCAACCCGGTCTCCTCCAAGGTTCTTCCGTATCTCACGCGTGCCAATCTTCCGGGTGCGACGAATAACTTCCAGGGCAACCTGAATAACGTTGTCAACTCGAACTCCACTCTGGATCGTATCGACTACAACATCGGCGAGAATGTTCGTCTGTTTGCTCGCTTTGACTGGCAGTCGGTCTTCAATGAGGCTGACTCCATCAACTATGCCGGCAACAACTATGGTCCGACGGTCTCCAAGAATGGGGCGGCTGGCTACACCCACATCATCACTCCCAATCTCGTCAACGATCTGCGGGTTGGCTCTAACATTGTCGTCACGCGGAACATCAACTACTTCGACCAGAACAATATCCAGGGTGCAGGCTCGGCTCTTGGAATTCCCGGATTCACCTCGGACGTTACCGCGGCCAATCCTGGTCTGCCGACGATCAACATCACGAACTACCAGGGAACTGGCGGTGAAGACGGAACCAACTGGTTCCAGGACGACCGTACGCTGACTGGCTACGACCAGCTCAGCTACACGCGCGGCAAGCATAGCTTCATGGCTGGTGTCAGCCTGCGGAAGCTCACGATTGGTCGTGCAGCTGTGAATGGTGCTCGCGGTACCTTCACCTTTGCTTCGACCTACACGGGCGACCCGGCTGCTGACTTCTATCTGGGTACCTTCAGCTCGGGTAACACACCTTACACGCAGGTCAAGGGCGAAGTTGCCCAGTGGCGCGACGGTTTCTTCGCGCAGGATACCTGGCTTGTTTCTCAGAAGCTGACGGTGCAGTATGGCCTTCGCTACGAGCTTCCCCAGGTTGCCTACAGCAAGAACGGCGTAGGCCGTATCTTGACTCCGGATATGACGGCGCTCTTCCCGGCGCAGGGTGGAACGCTTGCTTCAAACGCAGCGACCTATCCTAACTTCGGCTTTACGGCTCCGAACCACGACAACATCGCACCGCGTCTTGGTTTCTCCTACCGTGTAACGAACACCGCAGTCATTCGCGGTGGTGGCGGTATCTACTACAACGCCAATCACCTAAATGCGTTTACGCTTTCGACCTCAAACTTTCCGTACTCCAACTCCGTGTCAATCTCGAACCCTGGTGCGGGTTTTGTCCCGACCAATACCTTCTCGAACCCCGGTGCAGGTGCAGTCGGGCCGGTGCTCGGAACTCCCAACACCTACGTCAACGCCTTCACGGTCGACTATCATCTGCAGACGCCTCGCATGTACCAGTGGAACGTCGACCTGGGCCAGGAGGTCTGGAAGAATGGTGGTCTGGAGTTTCAGTACCTTGGATCGCACAGCATTCACCTGGACGAGAGCTACTATCCCAATCAGCCTCAGCCGGGCGCCGGTAATGTCAATGCGCGTCGTCCGAACCAGTTGATCGGTCAGATCCGCGACATCCGGAACGATGGCATCGCTACCTACAATGGCCTCACGGTGGTTCTGCGTCAGCGCACGGTCTATGGTCTGAGCGCCAACCTGAGCTACACCTGGTCTCACTCGCTCGATACCTCACCCGATTCGAACGGCGGCGGAACGGCCATGTACCAGGGCCACCTGAAGCTGGACTATGGCAACTCCAACGGCGATATCAAGAATCGCTTCGTCGGCACGGTCACCTATGCTCTCCCGAAGATCTCCGGACATAATCTGGCAGTTCGTGAGGCACTCGGCGGCTGGCAGGTCAATGCAATCGTGGATCTTCGCACGGGTACTCCGATCAATGTCAGCCTGGGTTCCGACGTCGCCAATGCTGGTAATATTGGAACGCAGCGTCCCAACTACGTCCACGCCGAGCGTACGACCTGCAGCCGTCAGACTGTGCTCTCTGGTGGAACCCACGCAAGCTGCCTGGACGCTTCTGCATACGCGATTCCGGCTAACTTCACCTATGGCAATGCACGCCGCAACGCCACCTACGGGCCTGGTGCGGCGAACACGAATCTTTCTCTCTTCAAGGATTTCGCTATCCATGACGGAGTACAGTTCCAGATTCGTGCTGAGGCCTTCAACGCCTTCAACCATCCCAATCCGGCTCTCGTTCCGACGGGTAGCACCACCAGCTCATCAACGACTCTGCCTTCCGATCTCTCTGCCGCTACCTTGGCTAAGAGCTCGTTCGGAGATATCACCGCTGCTCAGACTGGATTCACCACTTCCGGAGCTCGTATCCTTCAGATCGCCGGTAAGATCAACTTCTAA